A segment of the Vagococcus hydrophili genome:
GAATAAAAAATTAATCGCCTTTGATATCGACGGAACCCTAATTAATGACGAACACGCTATCTTACCAGAAACACTTGCAGCAATAACTCAACTTCAAAATGAAGGACATATGGTGATGTGTGCCACTGGACGCAGCTTACCCCTAGCAGAAGAGGTTTTGAATGAATCTGGAATAGAACACGCTGTATTGAGTAACGGAGCTGTGGCCTTCTCTAAGGGGGAGCAAATCTATAGTAATCCTTTAAACCGTGAAGCCATGCTTAAGTTAGTTAAAGTAAGTGCTGAGCGCAAGATTGATTTAGTGTTTAACGGTTTAAAAGAAACGAAATTAAATAATCCTAACTATAACCCTGAAACTAAAATTGCCATGGAAAGTTTTGGGCAAGCTTTACCAGAGATTGACGAAACATTCCACGAAAGAGCAGAAGTTTATCAAATTGTCGCTTTACTTGATGAGAGTAAAATGGAT
Coding sequences within it:
- a CDS encoding HAD family hydrolase codes for the protein MNKKLIAFDIDGTLINDEHAILPETLAAITQLQNEGHMVMCATGRSLPLAEEVLNESGIEHAVLSNGAVAFSKGEQIYSNPLNREAMLKLVKVSAERKIDLVFNGLKETKLNNPNYNPETKIAMESFGQALPEIDETFHERAEVYQIVALLDESKMDAYVGKFPEFRFVRWHEHGIDVLPHNGSKAETLKFVADKFGFAQADIMAFGDGNNDMEMLAYAGVGVAMGNGKEDLKAVSDFVTLSNNEGGIVHALKEYNLIQ